One Phycisphaera mikurensis NBRC 102666 DNA window includes the following coding sequences:
- a CDS encoding SGNH/GDSL hydrolase family protein has translation MLLLAAAEACVRWFERSAWIPPPSSFDGLVNSRLAEMEGRDFADAFWLLGNSTLAEGLDAGEVARELGAPAWPLPHGSASLAGSMSLLRMYLDRLDSPLRVVIFVTVDDLNLHGLRAERSQKYLNYQPSRVPWVRENVRLVGNGPRVRQFLSGFAKSMLRGRFSLDFVVRKGTGTYDGRPIRDNDGNHDRLFRDFEPDLDSISALRRLSADAGLPPPVLVLMPVTDEHIRFRERFRPGWSYDAFRADLRRACVASGVVFVDVGEPLDRHAWFRDTYHLNDEGKARMSPEIGRRIAEALRLERHSGRTQAQADPNPGSRRQSS, from the coding sequence GTGCTGCTACTGGCCGCCGCCGAAGCGTGCGTGCGGTGGTTCGAACGCTCCGCCTGGATCCCCCCGCCAAGCTCCTTCGACGGGCTGGTCAACAGCCGCCTCGCGGAGATGGAAGGGCGGGACTTCGCTGACGCCTTCTGGCTGCTCGGGAACAGCACCCTCGCGGAAGGCCTCGATGCCGGAGAGGTGGCGCGTGAGCTGGGGGCCCCGGCATGGCCGCTCCCGCATGGCTCCGCGTCCTTGGCCGGGAGTATGTCGCTCCTGCGGATGTACCTCGACCGCCTCGATTCCCCTCTGCGCGTGGTGATCTTCGTGACCGTGGACGATCTGAACCTTCACGGCCTCCGCGCGGAGCGTTCGCAGAAGTACCTCAACTACCAGCCGAGCCGCGTGCCCTGGGTGCGAGAGAACGTGCGCCTGGTGGGAAATGGGCCGCGGGTGCGGCAGTTCCTCTCCGGCTTCGCGAAGTCGATGCTCCGAGGCCGTTTCAGTCTCGACTTCGTCGTCCGCAAGGGCACCGGCACCTACGACGGCCGGCCGATCCGCGACAACGATGGGAACCACGATCGGCTGTTTCGGGACTTCGAGCCGGACCTCGACTCGATCTCGGCTCTGCGGCGGCTGTCCGCGGACGCGGGGCTTCCGCCGCCGGTGCTGGTGCTGATGCCGGTGACCGACGAGCACATCCGCTTCCGCGAGCGCTTCCGGCCGGGCTGGAGCTACGACGCCTTCCGGGCGGATTTGCGGCGGGCATGCGTCGCAAGCGGGGTCGTATTCGTGGACGTGGGCGAGCCGCTCGATCGGCACGCTTGGTTCCGCGACACCTATCACCTCAACGATGAGGGCAAGGCCCGCATGTCCCCCGAGATCGGCCGCCGGATCGCCGAAGCGTTGCGCTTGGAGCGTCACAGCGGGCGGACGCAGGCTCAGGCGGATCCGAATCCCGGATCACGGAGGCAATCGTCGTAG